The Pseudomonas sp. G2-4 genome window below encodes:
- a CDS encoding sugar ABC transporter substrate-binding protein → MKLPFAGRLLAVAMLAAASAALPISSAFAQTAEKPKVALVMKSLANEFFLTMEDGAKAYQKEHSADFDLISNGIKDETDTANQIRIVEQMIVSKVDALIIAPADSKAMVPVIKKAVDAGITVINIDNQLDPAVVKSKNITVPFVGPDNRKGARLVGEYLAKQLKAGDEVGIIEGVSTTTNAQARTAGFKDAMEAAQIKVVSLQSGDWEINKGNQVAASMLSEYPNIKALLAGNDSMAVGAVSAVRAAGKAGKVQVVGYDNINAIKPMLKDGRVLATADQFAAKQAVFGIETALKILKKEKVDNGANGVIETPVELVTK, encoded by the coding sequence ATGAAGTTGCCATTCGCTGGACGCCTTCTCGCTGTTGCCATGCTCGCGGCCGCATCCGCTGCGCTGCCTATTTCCTCGGCATTCGCCCAGACCGCAGAAAAACCCAAGGTCGCCCTGGTCATGAAATCCCTGGCCAACGAATTCTTCCTGACCATGGAGGACGGCGCCAAGGCTTATCAAAAGGAACACTCCGCCGATTTCGACCTGATCTCCAACGGGATCAAGGATGAAACCGACACCGCCAACCAGATTCGCATCGTCGAGCAGATGATCGTGTCCAAGGTCGACGCCCTCATCATCGCGCCCGCCGATTCCAAGGCCATGGTGCCGGTGATCAAGAAAGCCGTCGACGCCGGCATCACCGTGATCAACATCGATAACCAACTCGACCCGGCCGTGGTCAAGAGCAAGAACATCACCGTGCCGTTCGTAGGCCCGGATAACCGCAAGGGCGCGCGACTGGTGGGTGAGTACCTGGCCAAGCAGCTCAAGGCCGGTGACGAAGTCGGCATCATCGAAGGTGTCTCCACCACCACCAACGCCCAGGCGCGGACTGCCGGCTTCAAGGATGCAATGGAAGCGGCGCAGATCAAGGTCGTCTCCCTGCAATCGGGCGACTGGGAAATCAACAAGGGCAACCAGGTTGCCGCGTCGATGCTCAGCGAATACCCGAACATCAAGGCCCTGCTGGCCGGTAACGACAGCATGGCAGTTGGCGCGGTCTCGGCCGTGCGGGCGGCGGGCAAGGCGGGCAAGGTGCAGGTGGTCGGCTACGACAACATCAATGCGATCAAGCCCATGCTCAAGGACGGTCGTGTCCTGGCGACGGCTGACCAGTTTGCCGCCAAACAAGCGGTATTCGGCATCGAGACTGCGCTGAAAATCCTCAAGAAAGAAAAAGTCGACAACGGTGCCAACGGCGTTATCGAAACTCCGGTCGAGCTGGTGACCAAGTAG
- a CDS encoding sugar ABC transporter ATP-binding protein — MSVFDPNAVLSVSGIGKTYAQPVLTGIDLTLMRGEVLALTGENGAGKSTLSKIIGGLVTPTTGQMQFQGQDYRPGSRTQAEELGVRMVMQELNLLPTLSVAENLFLDNLPSHGGWISRKQLRKAAIEAMAQVGLDAIDPDTLVGELGIGHQQMVEIARNLIGDCHVLILDEPTAMLTAREVEMLFEQITRLQARGVSIIYISHRLEELARVAQRIAVLRDGNLVCVEPMANYNSEQLVTLMVGRELGEHIDLGPRQIGAPALTVKGLSRSDKVRDVSFEVRSGEIFGISGLIGAGRTELLRLIFGADAADSGTVALGSPAKVVSIRSPADAVAHGIALITEDRKGEGLLLTQSIAANIALGNMPEISSAGFVDGGQEHALAKRQIDAMRIRSSSPTQLVSELSGGNQQKVVIGRWLERDCSVLLFDEPTRGIDVGAKFDIYALLGELTRQGRALVVVSSDLRELMLICDRIGVLSAGRLIDTFERDTWTQDDLLAAAFAGYQKRDALLNEAAPRDLS; from the coding sequence ATGTCCGTTTTCGACCCGAACGCTGTCCTGTCTGTCAGCGGCATCGGCAAGACCTATGCCCAGCCGGTACTGACCGGCATCGACCTGACGTTGATGCGCGGTGAAGTGCTGGCGCTGACCGGCGAAAATGGTGCCGGCAAAAGCACGCTGTCCAAGATCATCGGTGGGTTGGTGACGCCGACGACCGGACAGATGCAATTTCAAGGACAGGATTACCGTCCCGGCAGCCGTACCCAAGCTGAAGAGCTGGGCGTGCGCATGGTGATGCAAGAGCTCAACCTGTTGCCGACCCTTTCCGTGGCCGAGAACCTGTTTCTCGACAACCTGCCCAGCCACGGTGGCTGGATCAGCCGCAAGCAATTGCGCAAGGCGGCGATAGAGGCCATGGCCCAGGTGGGGCTCGATGCGATTGATCCTGACACCCTGGTGGGTGAACTGGGCATCGGTCATCAGCAGATGGTCGAGATCGCCCGCAACCTGATCGGCGATTGTCATGTGCTGATTCTCGACGAGCCGACGGCCATGCTGACGGCCCGCGAAGTCGAGATGCTCTTCGAACAGATCACCCGCCTGCAGGCTCGGGGCGTGTCGATCATCTACATTTCCCATCGCCTCGAAGAATTGGCACGGGTAGCCCAACGCATTGCGGTACTGCGCGACGGCAACCTGGTCTGCGTCGAGCCGATGGCCAACTACAACAGCGAGCAACTGGTGACGCTGATGGTCGGCCGGGAGCTGGGCGAGCACATCGACCTTGGCCCGCGCCAGATCGGCGCGCCGGCCCTGACCGTTAAAGGACTGAGCCGCTCTGACAAGGTCCGCGATGTGTCCTTCGAAGTGCGCAGCGGTGAGATCTTTGGCATCTCTGGCCTGATCGGGGCAGGGCGCACCGAACTGTTGCGGCTGATCTTTGGCGCCGATGCGGCCGACAGTGGCACCGTGGCGCTGGGCTCGCCGGCCAAGGTCGTGAGCATTCGCTCCCCGGCCGATGCGGTGGCCCACGGCATCGCGTTGATTACCGAGGACCGCAAGGGCGAAGGCCTGCTGCTGACCCAATCCATCGCGGCCAACATTGCCCTGGGCAATATGCCGGAGATTTCCAGCGCCGGTTTTGTCGACGGCGGCCAAGAGCATGCGTTGGCGAAGCGGCAGATCGACGCCATGCGCATCCGCAGTTCCAGCCCGACACAATTGGTGTCCGAGCTGTCGGGCGGCAATCAGCAGAAAGTCGTGATCGGCCGCTGGCTCGAGCGCGATTGCTCGGTACTGCTGTTCGACGAGCCGACCCGTGGCATCGACGTCGGCGCCAAATTCGACATTTATGCGCTGCTCGGTGAGTTGACTCGCCAGGGCAGGGCGCTGGTCGTGGTGTCCAGTGACCTGCGGGAATTGATGTTGATCTGTGACCGGATCGGCGTGCTGTCCGCCGGACGCCTGATCGACACCTTCGAGCGCGACACCTGGACCCAGGATGACTTGCTTGCCGCCGCATTCGCCGGCTACCAGAAACGTGATGCGTTGCTCAACGAAGCAGCGCCTAGGGATCTTTCATGA
- a CDS encoding ABC transporter permease encodes MKTASAVAKSNGNFYGLGTYLGLAGALLAMVALFSVLSSHFLSYDTFSTLANQIPDLMVLAVGMTFILIIGGIDLSVGSVLALAASTVSVAILGWGWSVWPSALLGMAVAALAGTVTGSITVAWRIPSFIVSLGVLEMARGLAYQMTGSRTAYIGDSFAWLSNPIAFGISPSFIIALLVIFIAQAVLTRTVFGRYLIGIGTNEEAVRLAGINPKPYKILVFSLMGLLAGVAALFQISRLEAADPNAGSGLELQVIAAVVIGGTSLMGGRGSVISTFFGVLIISVLAAGLAQIGATEPTKRIITGAVIVVAVVLDTYRSQRASRRA; translated from the coding sequence ATGAAAACCGCATCTGCCGTCGCTAAATCGAATGGCAACTTCTATGGCCTGGGCACCTACCTGGGTTTGGCCGGCGCGCTGCTGGCGATGGTTGCGCTGTTCTCGGTCCTGAGCAGCCATTTCCTGTCCTATGACACCTTCAGCACCTTGGCCAACCAGATCCCGGATCTCATGGTGCTGGCGGTCGGCATGACGTTCATCCTGATCATTGGCGGCATCGATCTGTCGGTGGGCTCGGTGCTGGCGCTTGCGGCATCGACCGTAAGCGTTGCCATTCTCGGCTGGGGCTGGAGCGTCTGGCCGTCGGCCTTGCTCGGCATGGCCGTGGCGGCGCTGGCCGGTACCGTCACCGGTTCGATTACCGTGGCGTGGCGGATTCCCTCGTTCATCGTTTCCCTCGGCGTGCTGGAAATGGCCCGGGGCCTGGCGTACCAGATGACGGGCTCGCGGACGGCCTACATCGGCGATTCCTTCGCCTGGTTGTCCAATCCGATCGCCTTCGGCATTTCGCCTTCGTTCATCATTGCCCTGCTGGTGATCTTCATTGCCCAGGCGGTGTTGACCCGTACGGTGTTTGGCCGCTACCTGATCGGCATCGGCACCAATGAAGAAGCTGTGCGTCTGGCCGGTATCAACCCAAAGCCCTACAAGATCCTGGTCTTCAGTCTGATGGGGTTGCTGGCCGGTGTGGCGGCGCTGTTCCAGATATCCCGCCTGGAGGCGGCGGATCCGAACGCCGGCTCGGGGCTCGAACTGCAGGTCATCGCGGCCGTGGTGATCGGCGGCACCAGCCTGATGGGCGGGCGCGGTTCGGTCATTAGCACCTTCTTTGGCGTGCTGATCATCTCCGTGCTGGCGGCCGGCCTGGCGCAGATCGGCGCCACCGAGCCGACCAAGCGCATCATTACCGGCGCGGTGATCGTGGTGGCGGTCGTACTCGATACCTATCGCAGCCAGCGCGCCAGTCGGCGGGCCTGA